A region from the Salidesulfovibrio onnuriiensis genome encodes:
- a CDS encoding TusE/DsrC/DsvC family sulfur relay protein: protein MAVVEFQGKQFEVDEDGFLLQFDSWAPEWVDYVKESEGIKDLTDDHQKVIDFLQDYYKKNGIAPMVRILSKVTGFKLKQIYELFPSGPGKGACKMAGLPKPTGCV, encoded by the coding sequence ATGGCAGTTGTAGAATTCCAGGGCAAACAGTTTGAAGTTGATGAAGACGGTTTCCTGCTCCAGTTTGACAGCTGGGCTCCCGAGTGGGTCGACTACGTGAAGGAATCCGAAGGCATCAAGGACCTGACCGACGACCACCAGAAAGTCATCGACTTCCTGCAGGACTACTACAAGAAGAACGGCATCGCTCCGATGGTCCGCATTCTTTCCAAGGTCACCGGCTTCAAGCTGAAGCAGATCTACGAACTGTTCCCGTCCGGACCCGGCAAGGGAGCCTGCAAAATGGCCGGCCTGCCCAAGCCCACCGGCTGCGTCTAA